GCGCTTTGACGTGCGCGGCAACCTGCGGCGGAAAACCGATGCGCTGGGGCAGCAGACCCGCTATGAGTATGATGCGAAGGATCGGCTGACGGCGCAGCTGTCCGCATCGGGCGCACAGGTGGCGATCGACTACGATCGCGAAGATCAGCCGGTATGCTACCGGGATGAGGCGGGTCGTGAGACGCGGCTGTGCTATAACGGCACCGGAATGGTGACGGAGTGTCAGACGGCGGACGGCGAGCGGGTGGCGTACCAGTATGATACCGAGGACCAGCTGACGGCGGTGGTGAACCCGCTGGGGCAGGCGTGGCAGCTGCAGCGTGACGAACTGGGGCGGGTGACGGAGGAGCGTGACTACTGGGGGCAGGCGACCGGTTACCGCTGGGATGCGGGCGGCAGCCTGCTGCAGCGCACCGATGCGCTGGGTGGCACGCTGACGTACGCCTACGACAAGGCGGGACGGCTGCAGGAAAAACGCAGCGGCGACACGCTGCTGACGCGCTACCGCTATGCGGCGGACGGGCAACTGACGCAGTGCGAGAACCGCTGGCGGCGGCTGGCATGGCGCTACGACGCGGCGGGCCGGCTGTTGGCGGAGTCGCAGGACGGCTTTACGCTGCGGCACCACTACAATGACGCCGGGCAGCGTATTCTGCGTGAGAGCGACGGCGGGCACCGGGTGGCGTTCAGCTGGAGTACGACGGGGCAGCTGGCGGCGATAGGGCTGAATGACGATGCGCCGGTGGCGCTGGGCTACGATGCGGCGGGCCGGCTGTGCCGGGAGCAGCTCGGGGCAGGGCTGGTGCGTGAGCTGACGTATGACGGCGAGGGGCATCTGACCGCCCAACGCACGCTGCAGGATGAACTGCCGCTGTTCTCGACCGGCTATCGTTACGACCTGCAGGGCAACATGACGTCGCGGGAGGACAGTGGCTGGGGCGTAGACCGCTACCAGTATGATGCGGTGGGACGGCTGCTGGCGCACGTTGACCCGGCGGAGCGGGTGCGGCGGTTTATGTATGACGCGGCAGGCAACCGGCTGGCGCTGACGGTGCGGGCGGTGAACGAGACGGCGGAAGGGTGGTTCCGCGAGGGCTGGCACAATGATACGCGCTACGTGTTTGACCGTGCGGGCAACCTGCGGCAGCGGCGCTATACTGACGGCAGCCGGCAGGACTTTGTCTGGGATGAGAGCCAGCAACTGGTGGCGGTGCATCAGGGCGAGTCGGTCACGCACTACGCCTACGACGGGCTGGGGCGACGGATAGGCAAGCAGACGGCGACGGAGAGCCGCTGGTTCTACTGGCAGGGCGACGCGCTGCTGGCGGAGGTGGCGGAGCCGGGCGGCGAGCCGCTGCGTCCGCTGGCGCTGTACGACGTGGCCGGTCGGCTGCAGCGAGAGAAGCGGCAGGCGGCGCTCTTTAACAATCTGCGGGAATACGTCTACTACCCCGGCAGCTTCCGGCCGTTCGCGCTGCTGACGCAGCAGGAGGGGGTACGCAGCAGCTACCACTACCACTGTGACCCGAACGGCGCGCCGGTGCGGCTGACCGATGTGCAGGGCGGGCTGGTGTGGTCGGAACAATGCGGGGTTTGGGGCGAGCCGGGGGTGGTGCATGCAGACCGGGTGGCCAACCCGTTGCGCTTCCAGGGGCAGTACTTTGATGCGGAAACGGGGCTGCACTATAACCGTTACCGCTACTACGATCCGCAGACCGGGAGCTATATCAGTCAGGATCCGATAGGGCTGGTGGGGGGGATGAACCCGTATGGGTATGTGCATAATCCTAACAGCTTTATAGATCCGCTGGGGCTGGCTGGATGTAGCGCGGGAAAAGTAACTGGCGATATTAAAACTCTGAGGGAAAAAATCCGTTTAGCTAGAAATGGTGATGTTTCCGCTCAAGCAGAAATAGCTTACGCCAAGTACATGAGAAGCAAAGGCAATCATGTTCATTTTAACACCCCGCCTAATCGTTCAGTATCAATGGCTGACTTTACTATTAATGGAGTGCAAGTTGATACTAAACTTCTTAGTGGTATAGGTGGTAATGCAGCTAAAAACGTAACAAAAGGTGTAAAACAGGTTGGTGATAATGGAATTGTTCAAGTCATTAGAAGTTCAGACTCGAAAAACACATTAGGTCAATTTGAAGAGTTCTTCGGTGGATTTAAGCCTAATAATCCTTCAGTGACTGTTGATGTAATAGACCAATCTGTATTGGCACCATTCTGGAAATTTTAGATCATGATAACTAAATCAAACATTCTAATAGATTATAAAAGTAAAAGTGAGCTAGAGGAAAATTTAAAGAAATTGATCTCTTGCTTTGATATTGATTTCTCTATTTCAGAGTATGACTATTTCAATATTGACGAATATAAAGAGTATGTAAAAGGCAAAGAAAATTATGTTCATGACGACATAAGATTTATTGACACTTTAAGTGATGTTGATTTTTTATATGAAATAGAGTTGGGAACATCGCTTTCATCGATTGAAAGCAATTATCTTCCTGTATTAACTGACTTTATTGCCCAGTCGTTGTCATTTAAATTGCTTTGCAATGCAATAAGTGGATTTAATTCATTGAATGGCGAGGAAGGATGCCCTGTAACATACTTTTCAAATGGGAAGGATGTTATAAGTTTTGCAGATTATGACTCATCAATATGGAAAAAAGTAACTTGGATTAAATCATAACATTTAAATCCGGGAAGATCCTCTCTGGATCTTCCCGTTTTTTACCTATTTCTATGGCAACATATTACCCTACTGAACCTGAATCACCACCTTACCAGGCATCACGTTGATCACCAACGGTTGCCTAGTTAGGCTGCGCTGTATCAACCAATCTCCGTAAGATACATTCCTCGTTATCACGTATCTAATCCGTTTTGATATCGGGTATGTTCTCGTTTTTCAATCAGTCTGTATTTACATCACTATTTGATTTAAAATTATTTTGTGCAGATAAAACTATCAGGGTAGGGCGGTAGCGTATGAACTACGATGCAAAATCTTGGGGTATTGCAACAGGAATTGACGTTAATAAAAATTCATCAACAGGTGAAGTGTTCAGAACCGATGGAACGTGGGGGAGTTTTAAATCAGATACTAATGGCGCCAATATTTCGCTTGATGGCTCATCTTATTGAGTTTATTACTATTAATTTGTTAGAAATAGAAAGGAAAGTATCGTCTCTTCCTACAACTATAGATATATCAGATGAAGTTAATATAATTAAAAATCTGATGATGGTTAGCCATGATGATTTAAATGAAAACATGGATATTTTTAAATAAATCATAAGTTCATTGGAGATGTCTCATGCTGATATAGGTTTTATGGAATTGAATTGTGAGAATGAAAAGATATTTGTTGATTTCTACCTGTGGTTAAAGAAAATAAATTCAGATCTTAATTTTGGAATTGGAGAAAATACTATGGATGTTTTTAGTTTGACAGTTGAAGATGTTAAAAGGTTAATGTCGTAAATCAAGTTATAAGAATATGGACGTCGACAACAAGAAAATGGATTAAGTTTAACCCGCCTAAAGGTTTTTTGGGTAAATTATAATAACGAGAGCAAGGGTTATAGCTGACGTAGCAGTTACCGCTATCACTGCGACCCGAACGGCGCGCCGGTGAGGCTGACCGACGTGCAGGGCGGGCTGGTGTGGTCGGAACAATGCCGAGCCGGGGGCGGTGCATGCAGACCGGGTGGCCAACCCGCTGCGCTTCCAGGGGCAGTACTTTGATGCGGAAACGGGGCTGCACTATAACCGCTACCGCTACTACGATCCGCAGACCGGGAGCTATATCAGTCAGGATCCGATAGGGCTGGCGGGGGGAATGAACCCATATCGCTATGCACCGAACCCTTTAGGATGGGCGGATCCCTGGGGTCTTAAGCGGGATGAGGTCATTCGATATATGGGGAAAGAAGAAGCAAAAGCAGCTACTCAGGCCAGAGGGGGAAAGGGCGGTTTGGTGCAGAATAACCGAGGCAGCAAGACTGTCTGGGCTAATCATGACAGCAATCCAGGGTTTAACCCCGGTAGAGAAAATTACCGAGTGGTGATGACGATCAATAACGAAGGTATTGCGCTATTGGATAAGCATGTTGATATCTCGGAAGTCGATTATAAATAGACTGGTTTAAAGGATGGTGTGTTATCAAAAGCCAATGAACCGGTGGCGAGAGGTATTGGTCACAACATCATAGATACTTTCAACAATTCCATCATCTCTTTCCGTGTCGAGAAAAAAGACAATAAAGATAAATGGAAGCCATGCAAGGTATAATAATATGAATATTTATAATATATATCGCTATAAGTTAGAAAGTTTTTTAAACACACGGGGGTGTTTGCAGGATCTTTCTCCGTTTTATTACAAAGAAGATGAGCAGAATCTTTATCTGCTGGCAATGAAAAATGATAAGGGGAGGTTACAATCACTGAGTCGTTGGCATGATGTTTTTTCCATTCGCCGTCTGACTAATTGGCTAAACAAGCTGGGGTATAGTGCGGATGACGTCTACTTCATTAACATCCTGTTGTCACGGTTAGGATATTTATTTGACATAGATAACCGGGAGCGTCTGGATAAGGATATATTTATTCTCTACTACACGCTACAGCTTGTTAGTCTGAAAGGTTCAATAATGTCAGATAAGGAAAAACACCAGAATTACATGCTACGATTTCTATGTTTTGAACTAGGCATAGAACATGAGTGTTACTCAAAGTTAAAGATTGCCGATAATTGCATTTTTTTCGAAACCGAAAATCTTGGGATTATTCCGGTTAAAGAGATCGTAAGCACCATTTTCCAGTTTTTTGATGTTGATGAAAAAAATGAAAAGGAGTTGCTAGCCGGTATTGTTAACTTCCAGTTATTATCATTGGATTTTATTTGTGAGGATGATGATGAGTTGTTCAGAATAAACTTCAATGATACCAATGAGTACCTTATTTATCCTGATGAGTTTATGAGCGCTTATGTGAAAGATAAAAAAGTAGTGTTCCAGGCTATTAGCGATAGTTTTAATGAATATCAGTCTTCTTATAATCTTCTTATTTCTAATTTTATAATAATTAATTATGCTTATTATATTTTGCAAAGCCGACCTAAGTGTCTATTGGCGTTACAAAAATATATTTCCGACGATAGGTTGTTTAGCCAAATAGTGACTACATTGGCTTACCGTAAGGTCGGCATTACCCATGCAGGCATTGAGAAGTTAGGACTCGGTGACTTCGTTAAGCCTGGGTTAAATGAACGGACACGTCTTTTCAATTTGATTTATGCCAAATGAACAAGCATCTTCGATTAACTCATGGCCTAGCAATGCCGACCAGACGATTATTGGAGAATAAAAAAACCACCTCAAAGGGTGGTTTAGTTATATGATTTTAAAGCTAAAATTTGGTGGCCCCTGTTGGGTTTGAACCAACGACCAAGCGATTATGAGTCGCCTGCTCTAACCACTGAGCTAAGGGGCCATGCGGCAAGGATTATACGGTAGGGGATAGCGCAGGTCTACAGGCAGAATGTTGTGTGGTGCTTTTATACACAGCTGTAGCCTGTTGTAATTGCTGACGGATTTTGCGATAACCAACGCTATGACTTGCTAAGGACCGTCGACATTATGGAACTTCTGGCGCCGCATCTGCGGGTGGTGTTTTGTGGCATCAATCCCGGCCTTTCTTCCGCCCACCGCGGCTATCCGTTTGCCAATGCCAGCAACCGTTTCTGGAAGGTGATTCATCTGGCGGGGTTTACCGCCCGTCAGCTGGCGCCGGAGGAGTGGCAGCAGCTGCAGGAGTACGGCTGCGGCATTACGGCGCTGGTTGCGCGTCCGACGGTGGCGGCCAGCGAGCTGGCGCGTGAGGAACTGCGCCGCGGCGGCGAGGCGTTAAGCGATAAAATTCTGTGCTGTCAGCCGCGCGCGCTGGCGATTCTCGGCAAACAGGCGTTCAGCGATGCCTTCGGCATCCGTAAGGTGAGCTGGGGGCGGCAGGCGCTGATGATTGGCGATACTGAAGTGTGGGTGCTGCCCAATCCCAGCGGGCTTAACCGCGCGACGCTGGAGTCGCTGACGGACAGCTATCGTCAGCTGGCGTCGTCGTTGGAAAACAGATAATAAAAAACCCCGGCATGCCGGGGTTTTTTATTTACATGGACAGATTAGTCGTCCAGGAAGCTGCGCAGCACTTCAGAGCGGCTCGGATGGCGCAGCTTACGCAGCGCCTTCGCTTCGATCTGACGGATACGTTCGCGGGTAACGTCGAACTGTTTACCCACTTCTTCCAGCGTGTGGTCGGTGTTCATATCGATACCGAAACGCATACGCAGTACTTTCGCTTCACGCGCGGTCAGGCCGGCCAGCACGTCGTGCGTTGCGGAACGCAGGCTTTCCGAGGTGGCGGAATCCAACGGCAGCTCGAGGGTGGTGTCCTCGATGAAATCGCCCAGATGTGAATCTTCATCATCACCGATCGGCGTTTCCATGGAGATCGGCTCTTTGGCGATCTTCAGCACTTTGCGGATTTTGTCTTCCGGCATCAGCATGCGCTCAGCCAGCTCTTCCGGCGTCGGCTCGCGGCCCATTTCCTGCAGCATCTGGCGTGAAATACGGTTGAGCTTGTTGATGGTCTCAATCATATGCACCGGAATACGGATGGTGCGCGCCTGGTCGGCGATGGAGCGGGTAATTGCCTGACGGATCCACCAGGTGGCGTAGGTCGAGAACTTATAGCCGCGACGGTATTCGAACTTGTCTACCGCCTTCATCAGGCCGATGTTGCCTTCCTGAATCAGATCGAGGAACTGCAGACCGCGGTTGGTGTATTTCTTGGCGATAGAAATAACCAAACGCAGGTTGGCCTCAACCATCTCTTTCTTGGCGCGGCGGGCCTTGGCTTCGCCGATGGACATGCGGCGGTTGATATCCTTGACCTGCTCGATGGTCAGACCGGTTTCTTCTTCGATCTGGCGCAGTTTCTGCAGGCTGCGCTGCACGTCTTCGGCGACGTCTTTCAGCTTTTCCGACCATGGCTTGGCCATCGCCAGCGCGGCTTCAAACCAGGAATCGCTGGTTTCGTTGCCGGCAAACAGCGTGACGAAGTTTTTCTTCGGCATTTTGCACTGCTCAACACACATCTTCATGATGATGCGTTCCTGGGTGCGTACGCGGTCCATCATGGTGCGCATGCTGTTGACCAGGAAGTCGAACTGCTTAGGCACCAGGCGGAACTGTTTGAAGACTTCAGACAGCTTCAGAATCTCTTCTGCAGACTTGGCATGGCTGCGGCCGTTGGCCTTGATCACCTGACGCGTCGCTTCGTACTGCTCGCGCAGTTCGGAGAACTTCTGACGGGCGACTTCCGGATCGATGCTGTTATCGTCTTCGGAATCGTCGTCGTCGTCGTCATCGTCGTCGTCATCGTCCTGCTCTTCGGTCGACAGCTCAGAACCGATATGGGTGGCGGTCGGCGCAAGGTCCTCTTCCGCGTTCGGATCGACGAAGCCGGTGATCAGATCGGACAGGCGAGATTCGCCCGCTTCAACGCGATCATACTGTTCGAGCAGATAGGTGATGGCCTCCGGGTATTCGGCCACCGAGCACTGTACCTGGTTAATACCGTCTTCGATGCGCTTGGCGATGTCGATTTCGCCTTCGCGCGTCAGCAGTTCAACGGTACCCATTTCACGCATGTACATACGTACCGGGTCAGTGGTGCGGCCAATCTCGGACTCAACGCTGGAGAGCACCTGAGCAGCCGCTTCTTCAGCATCCTCATCGGTGTTGTTTGAGTTTTCAGCAAGCAACAGGTCATCGGCGTCCGGCGCTTCTTCCATCACCTGGATGCCCATGTCGTTAATCATCTGGATGATGTCTTCGATCTGATCGGAGTCGACGATATCTTCCGGCAGATGGTCATTGACCTCAGCATAGGTCAGATAGCCTTGCTCCTTACCACGGGTGACAAGTAGCTTAAGCTGTGACTGCGGGTTTTGCTCCATAAGACGGTATCCACACTTCAGAGTATTTGGGTTGGTGTCGGTCGGCGAAACCGCCAACAATAGCATTTGGGGCGTTTTTGTTATTGCCGCGGCCCACTATGGCAGCATATTGCAGGGCTTTGCCCTCGCTTTTAGCGGCACTTAAGCCGTTTGGTATTCAGTTTTTCTTCGCTAACGCCAACTGTAATGACCACAGTTCCTGACGCTCTGCTGTATTCAGGCCGTGGGTTCTGTCACGGGCAATCAGCTCTTCCTGCCGCTGTTCCAGCACTGAGTCGTAAAGATTCGTTAGCGTGTCAATAAAATGTTGTTCAACCATATCCTCAACGATCATATGGTTCCATGTGGCCAGAGTTTCAAGCTGCTGGCTGAATTTGTTGTCGCGATACAGCTCCAGAAGCTGCCCGGTGGTCAATCCCGGCTGCGACAAGCAGGTTTGCACCAGTTCGACAAACAGCGGCAGGCCCGCCTGCTTGGTCTGCTCCAGCCCGTCCAGCGACGGCACCAGCGCGGCGAGCTGCGGATTTTGCACCAATAACCCTATCAGTATACGCATGGTTGTGCGTTTTAGCTGGGGCGCCTGATAAGTATTGGCGTTTTCAGCCTGTTTGGGCATCAATTTGTCGAGCTGGCTGTCGTCCAGCAGCCCCAGCTTGTTGCCAAGCTGCTGGCGCAGATAAAGACGCAGCGTTTCGCCGGGCACCTGGCTAATCAGCGGCAGCGCCAGCGCGCTCAGCTTGGCGCGCCCGTCCGGGCTGCTCAGGTCAACCTGCGGCAGCAGGGTTTCGAACAGAAAAGTGGAAAGCGGCTGCGCCTGCTCCATCCGTTGTTCGAACGCTGCCTTGCCCTCCTGACGCACCAGCGTGTCCGGGTCTTCGCCGTCAGGTAAAAACATAAAGCGCAGCTGGCGCCCGTCATTCAGATAGGGCAGCGCAGTTTCCAGTGCGCGCCAGGCTGCCTCGCGGCCGGCCCGGTCGCCGTCATAGCAGCAGACCACGTTGTCGGTGGCGCGGAACATCAGCTGAA
The nucleotide sequence above comes from Serratia rhizosphaerae. Encoded proteins:
- a CDS encoding RHS repeat-associated core domain-containing protein — encoded protein: MHSSSHFDPQLGIDIHTYSFGPLPTPHIGLVFDVFDYIPIIGTTVNVNGIKRASAGTGGMAVHIPIGGLWLPPLRVPSGPQLNDDELFMGSQTVRVDGEPFARITMPVLSCNIFGMMPPFRPKRAAEPKPLSLTMPLTLNLAIPSRVTVGGPSTINVTAMLMRAGLFGLGKGLKKLKKSAGYGKFMKKFQALRQKLFKNIDPGFLKCKVLRAEPVDIRDGSVALEHQDFLLPGRMPLSWVRSYSSADIDEAGYCGYGWATPADISLTRDADGLMLLIRPAGMTAFGDLPTLPGREHAAVGLPDGGRLWWQQEERQRRWIYEDNDGVQHHFDDDDGDMMPLAALGDRNGNRWQFVRRQGQLTRLAEYAGAATTGREVHVTVERGRIIAMRLYEAANDAYSPLTRYEYDGEGQLAAQIDALGAARRFGYQRRHMTQHQDRNGQSFYYDYDADWRVVHAWGDGGLYDYRFVYHDVLNEVAVTDSLGHTSYIRFDSGGLPISEIDPLGGNTVFTYDDLGRPLSVTQADGRRYQWEYDPEGQIAAEIGPDGSRLSLEYNALAQPETVIDENGAQWRMAYDARGNLLSQSDPTGVTRRYRYDATGLPEEYLGADGERQTLEYDRYGFPQRVTSNQSGTLQLRFDVRGNLRRKTDALGQQTRYEYDAKDRLTAQLSASGAQVAIDYDREDQPVCYRDEAGRETRLCYNGTGMVTECQTADGERVAYQYDTEDQLTAVVNPLGQAWQLQRDELGRVTEERDYWGQATGYRWDAGGSLLQRTDALGGTLTYAYDKAGRLQEKRSGDTLLTRYRYAADGQLTQCENRWRRLAWRYDAAGRLLAESQDGFTLRHHYNDAGQRILRESDGGHRVAFSWSTTGQLAAIGLNDDAPVALGYDAAGRLCREQLGAGLVRELTYDGEGHLTAQRTLQDELPLFSTGYRYDLQGNMTSREDSGWGVDRYQYDAVGRLLAHVDPAERVRRFMYDAAGNRLALTVRAVNETAEGWFREGWHNDTRYVFDRAGNLRQRRYTDGSRQDFVWDESQQLVAVHQGESVTHYAYDGLGRRIGKQTATESRWFYWQGDALLAEVAEPGGEPLRPLALYDVAGRLQREKRQAALFNNLREYVYYPGSFRPFALLTQQEGVRSSYHYHCDPNGAPVRLTDVQGGLVWSEQCGVWGEPGVVHADRVANPLRFQGQYFDAETGLHYNRYRYYDPQTGSYISQDPIGLVGGMNPYGYVHNPNSFIDPLGLAGCSAGKVTGDIKTLREKIRLARNGDVSAQAEIAYAKYMRSKGNHVHFNTPPNRSVSMADFTINGVQVDTKLLSGIGGNAAKNVTKGVKQVGDNGIVQVIRSSDSKNTLGQFEEFFGGFKPNNPSVTVDVIDQSVLAPFWKF
- the mug gene encoding G/U mismatch-specific DNA glycosylase, translating into MELLAPHLRVVFCGINPGLSSAHRGYPFANASNRFWKVIHLAGFTARQLAPEEWQQLQEYGCGITALVARPTVAASELAREELRRGGEALSDKILCCQPRALAILGKQAFSDAFGIRKVSWGRQALMIGDTEVWVLPNPSGLNRATLESLTDSYRQLASSLENR
- the rpoD gene encoding RNA polymerase sigma factor RpoD, which produces MEQNPQSQLKLLVTRGKEQGYLTYAEVNDHLPEDIVDSDQIEDIIQMINDMGIQVMEEAPDADDLLLAENSNNTDEDAEEAAAQVLSSVESEIGRTTDPVRMYMREMGTVELLTREGEIDIAKRIEDGINQVQCSVAEYPEAITYLLEQYDRVEAGESRLSDLITGFVDPNAEEDLAPTATHIGSELSTEEQDDDDDDDDDDDDSEDDNSIDPEVARQKFSELREQYEATRQVIKANGRSHAKSAEEILKLSEVFKQFRLVPKQFDFLVNSMRTMMDRVRTQERIIMKMCVEQCKMPKKNFVTLFAGNETSDSWFEAALAMAKPWSEKLKDVAEDVQRSLQKLRQIEEETGLTIEQVKDINRRMSIGEAKARRAKKEMVEANLRLVISIAKKYTNRGLQFLDLIQEGNIGLMKAVDKFEYRRGYKFSTYATWWIRQAITRSIADQARTIRIPVHMIETINKLNRISRQMLQEMGREPTPEELAERMLMPEDKIRKVLKIAKEPISMETPIGDDEDSHLGDFIEDTTLELPLDSATSESLRSATHDVLAGLTAREAKVLRMRFGIDMNTDHTLEEVGKQFDVTRERIRQIEAKALRKLRHPSRSEVLRSFLDD